Genomic window (Pogoniulus pusillus isolate bPogPus1 chromosome 17, bPogPus1.pri, whole genome shotgun sequence):
TGAAACAGCAGGTTGCAGCTTGAGTTGAAAGGAAATCTGCAAGTATATTTACAATTAGAGAAGGCAGAGAAACGCTGCATTCCTGTACAAGTATATGTGATTAATACTGTGCTAACTTCAGAACATTTAGGAATATGGAATCCCCATAGAATTATCTGCTGtgtaaataaaaaataactgtaCAATAAGAGAATAAGAATTTTTAAGTGTGAGCTTGAGAAATAATAAGAGCAGCAAACTGGTTTAGACCGAATCTCTGGCCAGTTTGTCTCCTCAACCCCATGAGACAGCCGCGAGAGCAGGTGCAAAGTTCAGCTAAAGGCCATAGAGAGGAAGAGAACGAACACCCCCAGTGGCCACCAGAGAATCCCCACAGCATGTAATGGGCACGTGTGCAGGAGATTTACACGTGTAACAAATTCTGTGAACTAACATGAACATGCTAGCCACTTCTTAGCAAAAATATCATTAGGTATCAGACGCAAGCAGACATTCTCTGATTTTTACTGGATTGGGTACACTTAGAGTGAGCCCTTGTGTGCCTGGCACTGTcttgtctgcttcctaacacctcATTAGTCTTGCTGTATTCAGGAACAGTGATCACCCACGTCTAAGGTAGCCCCTTACTGAGATCTCTacctcctttttcttccctcagTAAGACTGGAGCCCAGCCCACACAAAAAGAGATACTTTTTTGTTGCTTTAAACTCGTCACGGATCCATCGTGCCGTCTTTATGTCTTTTCTGAGAACCGAACCCTACCCACAACAATTCATGCTCCCTTTAAGTTTTGATAAACTCACCTGCTCTTCTCCTCGTTGTACGTCCTGCCTTCTGACATCATAAGGAAAACGGGAAAGAAAAACCTCAAACAATACGGAGCAAaaccactgacaaaagaaaaaagccacCTTCTTCTGGGACTCAAGCAGAAGTACTGAAGTCCAACACGCACGGGAAAATTAGTACCTACTGTGCAGAGACACAGCTTGTCCCAATTAACGTTTTCTCCCACCTACCCCCAAAACATTACACAGCTGAAATAAACGAGCCCAGCCTCCTCGTGCCTCAAAGAGCAGCAAAACAACGGAACGAGGCAATCAGTTAAGTAGGTAACACCTGAATGTGATCACggggaaggagctgcagctgctgtagtTTGACGCTACCTTACCCTTTAAGAGATTTGTGTTTAAATGGCCACAGGAGCCTTCCAGCACACCCCTGTGGGTGACAGAGCATTAGTCTTAGCAACCTAAGTAGCCAGCAGACATCCTGCTCTCTCCTCCAGAAGCTCTGAAAATGTATTTATCTATTATTTTTACTACTAAGCAGAGTAGAACTTTACCTTTACAGCAGCCAAAATGCACACAGTAAATCTGCACAATTAGTTGACCCACCCCAGCTTTGTAAAACGATGTCTGGGGCTGAAATAGCCCAGACCAGGCAGTCAGCCATGCTGAGGCCAAAACACATTCTGGCTCTAAGTATTTTTGCCCTGGGTCAAGCAAGCAGATACATAGTGTGTGGTGCCTCatgctgggagactatggggtGTTTTTTCTGTTTGATGGTGTCTCCATGGCTGTGCTTGGCATGGAGGCTGTGAGAGCAGCAACCTCACATCGTTTTGTAGCAAGGTAAGTGGACTTCAGTCTTCAGTAAGAGATCTGGCTTTGGTTCAGCTATGCATGGAGAGTGAGCGCCTATGGAGAGGAATTAGAGCTTGAACAGAGAGTAAAACCAGAGCATAGCAAAACCTTCAAATCCTGAAATCACATGACTGAGCTTTCCTGACTACACACCAAGCACATTGCTGTACCAGAGACCTCACTCTGCTCAGGATGGCAAGCTCATAAGTAATTTAAGTCAATAAAAAAGGAGCATACCACTAAAAACCAAATCTAAACTGAAGTGAAGCAGCTGATATTGTAAAACTATACTTAGATGAGGTTTTAAGAATAAGCAAATCAAAGGCTATAAGAAAGAGAACCAGTGTGAAAGAAGCCACTTACCTTGATAACAAAGTCCTTACTCCTGTCCTATGTAAGGAAAGAATCACCAGTAATTTTGACAGGAAAATTCCTACTGTTTTATTCTGGTGGAAAGTGGGATTCAGAAGAAAACCCTTAGATCTTTCAAGATCAAAACTATTTATTTCCTCCTGTatagcaggagaagcagcagcttccatAACCCTGCTGTAGTCTGGTTTTCAGAGAGCATAGATAACTCATTTCTGAAAGTTAGTTGTCACCCCTAAAAATCTTGACCCTTAAAATCATTATTGCTGTAATAGAAAGTATTCTAGAAGGCTGGAAATAGGCAACAGCAACTGCTGCGGAATTTGTTGTTTCCaagttgttttttcttctctgagagCCAGTGCTCATGTTCTGATGTTGGCCATGATTCTGTTTGATTCAAGCTAGAAGAACAACATCCACTTTTTAATTTTATCTCACCTCCTGTGTCCTAGCGAGGAGCTGATCGCGCATTAGCCAAACACCATTTATGCAAGAGACAAGAAGCGTTTAGAGGGATTAGATGCAGTGAAGCAAAGCAGTACTTTCCAGTTTGCACTTCTTCCTCACGACTGTAAAACATCAGCCCAGCACCTAACAACTTATTAGCAATagcatggccatggtggggtgcAGAATGTTTGTGGAGACATGTCCCTAAATGATTCACTGGAAACAcaactcctttttttcctctgagaaACCAGTGACTGAGGAGGAGTGGGGAGAAAGGCTTTACAAAGCCATCTTGCGAAAAGTCTGCGTTTTACCACTTAATCCTCAATTACACGCATGACTTCGCTGTGGAAAGGTCACTAGACAAAGAAGTTCAGTGAACTGGGTCTGAAGGGAGGAATTGTGGTGGGACTCAGCTTCGCTCTTGCCGAATCCTTCACCTAAATCGGATGAACATCTCCTGCCGCTGCGAAGGGCGGGAGTGGTGCTCGCACTCAGCACGTAACTTTGGCAGATCGGTGGGAATGAACAGACACTACCAGGGCACAAAAAGAAGATGCCTAGAAGTAAGCTTAAACTAACTTTCTGCATCTTCAAACTCGCCCGGCATTTGAGCAGCGCCGTCTGCAGCTGGCGCCAGAAGCGCACTCGTGACGGCCACAACCCCGCGTCCTGCCCCAGACAGAGCGGGAGATGGCGACGGCCGCACAGCGGCTCCCTGTCTGTGGCTCGGGTACGGGCCGCAGAGCGGCTCCCTGTCTGTGGCTCGGGTACGGGCCAGCCCCGTGCGGCTCTGCCCGCAGAGCCGGGAGCCTGAGGCGAAAGCTgctcctccaggcccctcacgcAGCCGGGCTGGGACCGGGAGCCCTGAGCCCGCCGCAGGAGGCGCGGCCTCCACGTGACCCTGCCGGCCCTatcgcccgccgccgccgcccgcgctCAGAGCCGCGCCGGGGCCGCCGAGATGCGCCGCGGAACGGGCGGGCGCCGCCGGacggtgctgctgctcctgctgctctcactggcGGCATGGCGGTCGCCGCCGCAGGGAGCGAGGGCCCAGCGCCTCACCGCGGATGCAGGTAAGGAGCCGTCCCGCCGGGCTTGGGGACTGTCCCGCTgggctggggagcccagcacctGCGGCCAGCTGCCTTACCCCGTTCCCTCCTCGGGTGAGCAACATTGCTGCAGCTGTCCTTGTCCCCAAATGAAACAGAACTATCCGAGTGACAGAATCCACCGAAGCCGCTCTCCTTTTGTAGTTGTAATCCACATTCTTCCTACAGCCTGGAACGTAGACAGGTATGAGGATGTAATACCTTTGTACTCCATTTTCAGAAAACAGGACAGGTTGTGTCCTTTCTTCTTCATCAGAGTTTCCTGAAGGATTTTTTACACCACAGGAGAGAAAGGATGGAGGAATCGTTATCTACTTCTTAATCATACTTTACATGTTTTTGGCTGTATCCATCGTCTGTGATGATTACTTTCTACCTTCGCTAGAGATCATCAGCGAATGTAAGCAAACATCCTGACCTTTTTCCTGTAAAACGGGGCAGCTTGCGGTCAGACACTCTCTTAAGAAGCTTCAAAGCTGAGAGTACTCTAGAGACCGAAGCCAAGTTAAGAGTCTCGGTGCACAGCCAGACTTGGAAACACAGAAATGAACTTGATACGATGTATCAATTATCTATTGAAACAACATACTGATTATACTCTTGTTTACAACTGCCTCTGgggacaaagaaagaaaatttactattttctcattaactaacctgATAATACAACTTTAGTGTGAGAAGCTGCATGTCCAGGTTgctagtaaaagaaaaaaaaaatgaggtggAAGTCACCAAAATTCTCCCTCTATTAAAATGTAGGTATTAAGTACCTCGCTCAAGCTTCTGTATTTCTCTCAAAATAGTGAATAGTTTCTGTAATAATTCCACCAGCTTCAGTTATGACCCATATGAAACAGAGTGAAAGCCTTCACACCTACGCCTATCTTACACTTTGAGATCATGGCCAAATCTCTTGCAGTGCAATTACTTTTCTAGCCTATGAACTGCTTTCTATAATAATGAGTAAGTTAGCCCAATGAGGATGTTTTCAATGCACTGTTTTACCAGTTTCAAATAAATGCATGAAAGCAGGCAAAGTTCATTTTATTAAACTATAGTAGCTTCTAACATTATTTACTAATGCCAGTAAAGTGTAGAGACTATTTaagttgttttgttggggttttcggttgtttttgtgtttggttggttgttttctaAAGCAATTCTTCTGCTCTATCCTCAGGCCTTGGCCTCTCTCAGGATGTTGCTGGAGCAACTTTCATGGCTGCTGGAAGCTCTGCTCCAGAGCTTGTCACTGCTTTTCTAGGTAAGACATATTTTCCCTTCTCAGAACCTGGAATTCTTTTCCTTGCATGTCAAACTAAAAACAGATCAGAGAGTCATTTTGCTTACAGGAGTCTTCGTGACAAAGGGAGATATTGGTGTCAGCACCATTCTCGGATCAGCCATCTATAATCTTCTTGGTATTTCTGCAGCTTGTGGGCTGTTTTCCAGTGTGGTATGTATCCACTTTTGTAATTCTGCGTGTGAGAGCCAAATAGTTATCCTTTCTGATTTGCCAAAAAAGCCAAGAGACTTACTATGACAACTGCCAAGTTTATTATTTAGTAGCAAAACCAGCATGTAATCAGTTTTCAGGTAACTTGCTATGAAAGTTTTTAAAAACACTAACTTGTTAAATATCACCCTTAAGTCATTCCTAGGAATCTTAAGTTTTTACATAATGTAGAAACAAGATAGTGATGCAGCATTTACAGCACTTAGTGTAAGTATTACAGACAAGTTTAAGAAAAGTAAATGAATCTGTGATCTGCAGGTTTCGAGGctatcctgttggcctctgttCAGAGACTGTCTGGCATACACAGTTAGTGCAGCGGCGGTCCTTGCAATGATATCTGACAACAGAATTTACTGGTAAGAGCACAAGGAGTGTTGAATTCATGTTGACTGGAGATTAACAAGATGGTGTTTTGAAAAACAATCCCAAAGCCCAAACTTTAAGCAGTCTGAACTGCCATTCACTAAATTAAATAAACATCCTGTTGGCTTTAAAAGAAAAGGTAGAAAGCCATAATGCCTGTAAAGACTATGACCTAAACATTCAAACTCTGACTATAAAAGTTTCATCTGCATAGGTTTGCAAAGTCTCTACTGACAATTTCTGTCTGTTTTCTATCTGGTTTAGTATAGCAACTAGTCTTCATAGTTTACTCCTCCTAAGACTTTCACTGTTAAGAAAAACACACCTGCCAGCAGATCATGACCTTCTGATGTTTTAACTCTCTTCTGTCAACAGAAGCTCCTGTTGCCTCATCAATCAGGTCCAGCACTAAATCTCCAAGTTCCTAACGCAAATTAGCACCTCTCTTTAAACATTACATGACAACTCAATTTCACAAACATAAGATGTTCCATCAGCAAGACCCCGTAGAAAACATGCAGCTGAACAATACACTAAGAAGACTTTGCAGAGGAAGGGAATTAATTGCAACTTCCGAAAGGCATAACCATACAACTGCAAATAGATGCTTTTGTGTGTTTCTTTTGGTAGTCATGTacattttctctctcccccccttacACCAGCCATTTTCATAGGTTAGGGTGGGGTATTTTTGTATTACATGCTATGTAAAAAAGCAAAAAATTATCTTTTTCATTGTAGGTACGAAAGTGCATCCTTATTATTGATATACGGGTGTTATATTCTGGTACTGTGTTTTGACATTAAAATCAATCAATACCTCATGAAAAAGTTCAGTCCCTGCTGTACATGTTTTACAAAAGCTATGGAAGAgaatgctgagcagcagccactggtTGGATGGAGGGAAGAGGGTGGACCTCTAATTCGTCAGCAGTCAAGAACAGACAGCGGAATTTTTCAAGATGACCTAGACTACTCTCAGCTTTCATCAAGCTTGCATGGGCTCGATGAAATCTCTGAAGGTATAAGTGTCTAACAGTTATCTCTAG
Coding sequences:
- the SLC24A5 gene encoding sodium/potassium/calcium exchanger 5 isoform X1, with the translated sequence MRRGTGGRRRTVLLLLLLSLAAWRSPPQGARAQRLTADAENRTGCVLSSSSEFPEGFFTPQERKDGGIVIYFLIILYMFLAVSIVCDDYFLPSLEIISECLGLSQDVAGATFMAAGSSAPELVTAFLGVFVTKGDIGVSTILGSAIYNLLGISAACGLFSSVVSRLSCWPLFRDCLAYTVSAAAVLAMISDNRIYWYESASLLLIYGCYILVLCFDIKINQYLMKKFSPCCTCFTKAMEENAEQQPLVGWREEGGPLIRQQSRTDSGIFQDDLDYSQLSSSLHGLDEISEDHPSVFSMPEADMKRILWVLSLPIITLLYLTIPDCRKQFWRNWFMVTFLISAAWISAITYVLVWMVTIAGETLGIPESVMGLTLLAAGTSVPDTVASVLVARKGNGDMAMSNIVGSNVFDMLCLGIPWFIRTAFINTSGPIEVNSSGLTYTAISLICSVVFVFLAVHLNGWKIDKKFGTISLVLYLIFTVLSILYELGIIGNNPTRVCGD
- the SLC24A5 gene encoding sodium/potassium/calcium exchanger 5 isoform X3 → MRRGTGGRRRTVLLLLLLSLAAWRSPPQGARAQRLTADAENRTGCVLSSSSEFPEGFFTPQERKDGGIVIYFLIILYMFLAVSIVCDDYFLPSLEIISECLGLSQDVAGATFMAAGSSAPELVTAFLGVFVTKGDIGVSTILGSAIYNLLGISAACGLFSSVVSRLSCWPLFRDCLAYTVSAAAVLAMISDNRIYWYESASLLLIYGCYILVLCFDIKINQYLMKKFSPCCTCFTKAMEENAEQQPLVGWREEGGPLIRQQSRTDSGIFQDDLDYSQLSSSLHGLDEISEDHPSVFSMPEADMKRILWVLSLPIITLLYLTIPDCRKQFWRNWFMVTFLISAAWISAITYVLVWMVTIAGNGDMAMSNIVGSNVFDMLCLGIPWFIRTAFINTSGPIEVNSSGLTYTAISLICSVVFVFLAVHLNGWKIDKKFGTISLVLYLIFTVLSILYELGIIGNNPTRVCGD
- the SLC24A5 gene encoding sodium/potassium/calcium exchanger 5 isoform X2, with amino-acid sequence MRRGTGGRRRTVLLLLLLSLAAWRSPPQGARAQRLTADAEFPEGFFTPQERKDGGIVIYFLIILYMFLAVSIVCDDYFLPSLEIISECLGLSQDVAGATFMAAGSSAPELVTAFLGVFVTKGDIGVSTILGSAIYNLLGISAACGLFSSVVSRLSCWPLFRDCLAYTVSAAAVLAMISDNRIYWYESASLLLIYGCYILVLCFDIKINQYLMKKFSPCCTCFTKAMEENAEQQPLVGWREEGGPLIRQQSRTDSGIFQDDLDYSQLSSSLHGLDEISEDHPSVFSMPEADMKRILWVLSLPIITLLYLTIPDCRKQFWRNWFMVTFLISAAWISAITYVLVWMVTIAGETLGIPESVMGLTLLAAGTSVPDTVASVLVARKGNGDMAMSNIVGSNVFDMLCLGIPWFIRTAFINTSGPIEVNSSGLTYTAISLICSVVFVFLAVHLNGWKIDKKFGTISLVLYLIFTVLSILYELGIIGNNPTRVCGD